The Planctellipticum variicoloris DNA window CGTGCGATCCCCATCCCGATCTGAATGACGCCGGCGATGACCACTGCCAGGAGAAAAGTGTCAAAGGAACCGAGCAGGGCGATCTGTGCGGCGACAATCGCTGTCAGGCCCGCCGCCGGGCCGCTGACGCTGGTGTGCGAGCCGCTGAGGAGGCCGACCACGATTCCGCCGACGATTCCGGCGAGGATCCCCGAGAACAGCGGAGCATTGGATGCCAGGGCGACCCCCAGGCACAGCGGCAGTGCGACGAGAAACACCACCAGCCCCGCGACGGCATCGCTGAGAAAGGTTCCTCGATAAACGGACTGGGCCGGGATCATCGGGATCTCCTGAAGTCGTTGGAACCGGGAGCATTGAGCGCCCGGTTGCTGCAATTTGCAGTTGCTATGGAAAGCTGCTGCGCCCGGGAAGTCCGTCGGGGGAATTTCCCGGGGAGCGGAATGGATCGCGGAGCGGTCGACTCGCGAGACAAGCCGTCCGCGAAGGTGCTCAGCACGCAATCTGGCTCAACAGAGCAACCGAGTTCGCACGCTGCGGCGGAGCGATACGCCCGCCAGTCTGCGTCGGTTACGACTTGCCGGCCCAAGGAGAGACGCCGGTGAACGCCGCGCCGCCGTGATTGCGGCCAACCGCTGAAATCGACAGCCAGATCCTCGCCCGGCCACAACTGGTTCGGATTCTCGGAGCGACTGGTCTTTCTCTTCGGACGGCTGGGACGATCCGGCTTCCAGGATTTCGACGGGCATCGCCAGTCCGCCGCACAGAACGAGGGGCAGGAACAGCCAGCCGAGCAGCCGAGCCCAGGTAATCCGGATTCGCCTTTCGCTCGCGCGATCAATCACAGGCCGCGCAGGGCGGGCCTGAGAACTGATCGAGCGGTCAGAGGCTTGGGCTGCCACGAATCGACCCGCAGAAAGATTACGAATCCGACAGTTTTCTGATGGGAGTATAGTCGAATGCACTTGGCAGACAAGCCTTGGCGGGTCTGTGCGAATGAAAATTCGTAGTCGCCGGAGCTACCGGCTTGATTGGAGTTCCGCGGCATGGGATGGCATTGGGACGGTTCACGAAGGCGTTAACGAGTATGAAATAAGGGCCACTTCTGGCTGGCGCCGTTCGACGGGGAATTGCAGCGTTTTTCGTTCAATGCCTCACATTCCATGAAATCGGCCGCGTACGTGGTCAGTTCGTACGCGGCCGATTGCACAGAATAGTGATGTAGCACTATTCCATTAATCGTTCTTCGCCTGTCGTTCCTCGGAATCAGGATCCGGAAGCTGTTTCATGAGTTTTTCGGCGTGCTCTCGATGACTCTGCGCGACTTCAATACCTTCGCCGAGGATCTTCGCCAGCTCGCTCGTCGCATGACGTTGCAGGACGGTCAGCTTGCTCTGCATGGCCGCGTGAGCGGCGATCTGCTGTCCTACGAAACAGGCGTCGAATTCAGCGCCTTCCTTCTCGCCGAACATCTTCTTCGAATCCGACAAGCACTGGGCGGCGAGTTCGCGATGCAACTGCACGAAGTCGATTGCAGCGCCTTGTTGTGCTCCGCGCGGCTGAATGCCGGCCGTCTGCTGGATGGGCTGGCCTGGACGGGCCGGAGAAACGGCGCCGCCGGCTGGTCGTACGCCTGAGGCGTTCGACGACGGTTGTTCGTTGGCGGCCAGCGAATTTTCGCGGACTTCGTTCGGGGCGAAGCGTTCGAGCTTCTTCAGGAATTCCTGATGACCCTCGATGACCTCCTTTGCGAAGCTCTGGACGTCTTCGTTCTTAGTCCGCGACTGCGCGAACTTGGCGAGCGCAATTTCTTCGTGATTGCCAATGGCGGTGCAGGTTGCAATCGATTGGTCATTGACTTGCGAACCGGCTTGCCGCGCGGCCTGCTGGGGCTGACCGAGTTGAGCCTGTACCTGGTCCTGCGGTCGAATGGGCTGCGGATTCTGTGCGGCGAGATACTGAGCGCAGCAGATTGATGCTGCAAATGCGACAACGGACAGACTCTTGCAAAGTGGCATGACACATACTCCTGTCTGGCCCGGCATATTGCTGGTACGCACGATCGTCGACCTTGCACCTGCACCAGCAATCAAATTCTCATGCGAATAGAGCATTGCCTTTCGAGGCCGTCTCCCCGTGTCTCGATCGCAACGACCCGACGCGCGTCGCCCGGCGTTTCATGGGCAGAGCCCTCGCGTCGACAATCGCGCTGTGCGGACCGGACGGGGGCCCCGCCTCGCTCAAATCGCGATCGTGCCGGGATGAACTCGCAATGGGATCAGCCGCCGACCGCTGCGGTCTGGTTGATTCCGCTCATGGCGATCTCGGTCAGCAATCGGTCGGTCGCGGATTCCTCCTGCAGCGTGTCGTCGAGGAGGGATGCGGTTTCCTCATCTTCCAGCAGCAGCGCGAACGCTTTGGCGCAGCCGTATCCGGCAATCTCGTAGTGCTCGACGCGTTGAGCGGCCGCGATCAGCGCCGCATCATGGACCGCCGGTTCGGCGTTCTCAGCAATCGCGTCTTTGCCTTCCGCCAGCAGTCCTTCCATCGCCTTGCATCTCTTCCGGCCCGGTTTGCTCTCGAACCGTTCGAAGATCTGGTCGATCCTCTGGAGATGCTGTTTCGTCTCATCAAGGTGGCGTTCGAAGGCCGCTCGCAACTCCGGCGACGAGGCGGCTAAGGCCATCTTTGGCAAGGCGCGAATCAATTGCGATTCGGCGCTATGCAGGTCTTTGAGTTCCTCGACAAGCAGATCCTGGAGGGTGCGGAGTTTTCTCACAATGCGGCTCCGACAGGCAAGAGAAAGAAATCGTGAAACATTTCCGCCATGACGGCGGAGGCCAGGTGACGCAGATTGCCGGCATCCTGCCGCTCGATCATTCTCAGGTCTTTTCAGATTTCCGGGCACGCGGCGCAGAGTCGCCGGAACGGCGTTTGGCGTTGGTCCGTTTCTTCTTGCGCGACTTTCCGCGTCCGCTGCCACCGGGAAGCTTGCCGCCGCCATCGGTGGCGTTCACGGTGGCCCAGGCGCGCGGCGTCGGCGACTTCGTCGCCGACGCCGCGTTCCTTGTCGCTCTCTTCAATATGCTTGGCCGTCCGCTTCTGCTTGTCGGTGTATTTCGACTTGTCGCCGCGCGGCATGATGTCGGACTCCCTGGGAGTTTCCATTCGGACTGCGTGAATGCGGATTTCTGCCATCCGTTCGCGAGACCCCGGCGACTGATGAGCTCGCCGTTCGGTGCAACGGAGCCCAGGCGATCGAAAGCGATCTGCGCCTGCGGGGTCTCGCGAGCGGTGGAGTTCTCCCGAACTGGAATCGGGTTCCGCCTGTTTGGTCGACTCATCATCCGAAGAGAATCGCTGACAGCGCGGAGGTGAATTCCCACGGAATGCCCGGATCGGAATGTCCGAGCCGCCAATACCGAGGAACTCACTTGTGTTGGGACAGACATTGCTGTCTGACTCCCGTTGTTCCGCTGTCTGCTCAGCATTGCTCGAAGAGGGCGAGACGACCTGGAGACGATTTCAACGGACTCGGCTCAACGCAAGTCGCGTGCCGGAACAGTCGCGACTTTCTCGGGCGAGGTTCGAGTCCAGAGGAGTGACTCGCGAGATTGGCGAGTGACGGTTCTCGGAATCGCGGATCGTGCAACATTCGCCGGGAAGCCGGTTGATTGTGTGTGGTCTCGGCCGCTGGGCCGAGACATGTTTCATTTCACCGCAGCGT harbors:
- a CDS encoding DUF4142 domain-containing protein, with translation MPLCKSLSVVAFAASICCAQYLAAQNPQPIRPQDQVQAQLGQPQQAARQAGSQVNDQSIATCTAIGNHEEIALAKFAQSRTKNEDVQSFAKEVIEGHQEFLKKLERFAPNEVRENSLAANEQPSSNASGVRPAGGAVSPARPGQPIQQTAGIQPRGAQQGAAIDFVQLHRELAAQCLSDSKKMFGEKEGAEFDACFVGQQIAAHAAMQSKLTVLQRHATSELAKILGEGIEVAQSHREHAEKLMKQLPDPDSEERQAKND
- a CDS encoding ferritin-like domain-containing protein, giving the protein MRKLRTLQDLLVEELKDLHSAESQLIRALPKMALAASSPELRAAFERHLDETKQHLQRIDQIFERFESKPGRKRCKAMEGLLAEGKDAIAENAEPAVHDAALIAAAQRVEHYEIAGYGCAKAFALLLEDEETASLLDDTLQEESATDRLLTEIAMSGINQTAAVGG